The following coding sequences are from one Acidobacteriota bacterium window:
- a CDS encoding bifunctional riboflavin kinase/FAD synthetase — protein MLKVQGMEGLPPRVQQPVVSIGAYDGVHLGHQKILSRAVEEARRRGTAAALVSFSPHPQKVIAPDTAPPLLQTPQQREEFIAELGIDFLVEVPFTRHLSQLSPRQFVEQVLMRRPVSQVHVGFNFRFGHRRRGDVETLRQLGRENGFQVFAVDPVTLRGQRISSSKIRTLLGGGNVQRARRYLGRPYEIHGTIVQGDQRGRTIGFPTLNIDSVNELLPAQGVYVGRAVLEGSRYGCVTNIGYRPTVHPDYQGRPLVESHLFDFQEEVYGLPVNLQFCCRLREEKRFDGLKSLTEQIKKDSRRALRYLRQVEARERGRHHENQP, from the coding sequence ATGCTTAAAGTGCAAGGCATGGAGGGACTGCCGCCCCGTGTGCAGCAGCCGGTGGTCAGCATCGGGGCCTACGACGGCGTCCACCTGGGACACCAGAAAATCCTCTCGCGGGCGGTGGAGGAGGCCCGCCGCCGCGGCACCGCGGCGGCCCTGGTGAGCTTCTCGCCCCATCCCCAGAAAGTGATCGCTCCCGACACCGCTCCTCCCCTGCTGCAAACGCCTCAGCAACGCGAGGAGTTTATCGCGGAACTGGGAATCGACTTCCTGGTCGAGGTGCCTTTTACCCGCCATCTTTCCCAGCTCTCGCCCCGCCAGTTCGTAGAGCAGGTGTTGATGCGCCGTCCCGTCTCGCAAGTCCACGTGGGCTTCAACTTCCGCTTCGGGCACCGGCGCAGGGGCGACGTCGAGACGCTGCGCCAACTGGGCCGCGAGAACGGCTTTCAGGTCTTCGCCGTCGACCCGGTGACGCTGCGCGGCCAGCGCATCAGCTCCAGCAAAATCCGCACGCTTCTGGGCGGCGGCAACGTGCAAAGAGCCCGACGCTACCTGGGGCGTCCCTACGAGATCCACGGAACCATCGTGCAGGGCGACCAGAGGGGACGCACCATCGGCTTTCCCACCCTCAACATCGATTCGGTCAACGAACTGCTGCCGGCCCAAGGCGTCTACGTGGGCCGCGCCGTCCTGGAGGGGAGCCGCTACGGATGCGTCACCAACATCGGCTACCGTCCAACCGTTCATCCCGACTACCAGGGACGTCCGCTGGTGGAAAGCCACCTCTTCGACTTCCAGGAGGAGGTCTACGGACTGCCCGTCAACCTGCAGTTCTGCTGCCGGCTGCGTGAGGAGAAACGCTTCGACGGCTTGAAGTCGCTGACCGAACAGATTAAAAAAGACTCCCGGCGCGCTCTCCGCTATCTGCGACAGGTGGAGGCGCGGGAGAGGGGCAGGCATCATGAAAATCAGCCGTGA
- a CDS encoding MBL fold metallo-hydrolase, producing MKVTFLGTGTSRGVPVIGCRCKVCTSDDPRNKRLRCSALLEGDDGTRVVIDTSADFRQQMLRAGIRRLDAAVYTHAHVDHILGLDDVFPFNVWSRKDFPIYAEASTMDEIRITFRHLFEEDRYPGVPLIEPRLVDGPFAIGGLRIQPIRLLHGKLPILGYRVGNFAWLTDVNHIPADSMEQLRGLQYLALDGLRYKPHFTHFSLQEAAETALELGAAQTYLIHMCHDVEHQDGCRELPQGVDLAYDGLELQVDA from the coding sequence ATGAAGGTCACCTTTCTGGGCACGGGGACCTCGCGAGGCGTCCCGGTCATCGGCTGCCGCTGCAAGGTTTGCACCTCCGACGATCCGCGCAACAAGCGTCTGCGCTGCTCGGCGCTGTTGGAAGGCGACGACGGGACACGGGTGGTGATCGACACTTCGGCCGACTTCCGCCAGCAGATGCTGAGGGCTGGAATCCGCCGTCTCGACGCCGCCGTCTACACCCACGCCCACGTCGACCACATCCTGGGGCTGGATGACGTCTTTCCCTTCAACGTCTGGTCTCGCAAGGACTTTCCCATCTACGCCGAAGCGTCCACCATGGACGAGATCCGCATCACTTTTCGCCATCTCTTCGAGGAAGACCGCTACCCCGGCGTTCCCCTTATCGAACCCCGCCTGGTGGATGGTCCGTTCGCCATCGGCGGACTGCGCATTCAGCCCATCCGCCTGCTTCACGGAAAGCTTCCCATCCTGGGCTACCGGGTGGGAAATTTCGCCTGGCTGACCGACGTCAACCACATTCCCGCCGACAGCATGGAGCAACTGCGGGGCCTCCAGTACCTGGCGCTGGACGGGCTGCGCTACAAGCCCCATTTCACTCACTTCAGCCTGCAAGAGGCCGCCGAGACGGCCCTGGAGCTGGGCGCCGCTCAGACCTATCTCATCCACATGTGCCATGACGTGGAGCACCAGGATGGCTGCCGGGAGCTGCCTCAGGGAGTCGACCTGGCTTACGACGGACTGGAGTTGCAAGTCGATGCTTAA
- a CDS encoding DUF1844 domain-containing protein encodes MSEKKESPGFKVTDRRKFDSSGNPRKPDADEETESSAGGAVEIGSSHKAKPPSQPGQPGQEGPGGGESMGGGRGRGPGGAQGRPAGRDKSSGGGGAIPFPPQEVPSQPHSPSGEEPGEQEVDFSAFIMSMATGVLMALGEVPDPMTGRQGPVHLESARHTIDILAMLREKTRGNLDAEEDRIMGQVLYELRMKYMEVVKKLGK; translated from the coding sequence ATGAGCGAGAAGAAGGAAAGTCCGGGATTCAAGGTCACCGACCGCCGCAAGTTCGATTCATCCGGCAATCCCCGCAAGCCGGACGCCGATGAAGAGACGGAATCTTCAGCAGGCGGTGCGGTTGAGATCGGAAGCAGCCACAAGGCCAAGCCCCCTTCGCAGCCCGGCCAGCCGGGCCAAGAAGGCCCTGGAGGCGGAGAAAGCATGGGCGGCGGAAGGGGCCGAGGTCCGGGCGGCGCTCAAGGCAGGCCTGCAGGACGGGACAAGAGTTCCGGCGGTGGAGGAGCTATTCCTTTCCCGCCTCAAGAAGTTCCGTCGCAGCCGCATTCGCCCTCAGGAGAGGAGCCGGGCGAGCAGGAAGTCGACTTTTCGGCCTTCATCATGTCGATGGCCACCGGGGTCCTGATGGCCCTGGGCGAAGTGCCCGATCCCATGACGGGACGCCAGGGACCGGTCCACCTCGAGTCGGCCCGCCACACCATCGACATCCTGGCCATGCTGCGCGAGAAGACCCGCGGAAACCTGGATGCCGAAGAAGACCGCATCATGGGTCAAGTTCTCTACGAACTGCGCATGAAGTACATGGAAGTGGTCAAGAAGCTGGGCAAGTAG
- the mazG gene encoding nucleoside triphosphate pyrophosphohydrolase translates to MSDSYWPKLIELMDVLRGPDGCPWDREQTRETLKPMLIEEAYEVLEALDGDDPDELCEELGDLLFQVVFHSRIAKERGEFEAEDVCRRIYEKMVGRHPHVFGDENFADSQELLKNWEDLKAAEKKASGREHKRRSLLDGIPHSLPAMYKANQVSAKASRVGFDWPHLRGIGEKIAEEFAELEAAAREGDQERVQEEIGDLLFAALNASRFLQIDPETALNRANDKFARRFKALEEHFSGQGRALKDVGLEEMEEVWQALKSDPKTEKSHQGAQ, encoded by the coding sequence ATGTCCGATTCCTACTGGCCCAAACTGATCGAGTTGATGGACGTCCTGCGCGGTCCCGACGGATGTCCCTGGGACCGCGAGCAGACCCGCGAGACGCTCAAGCCCATGCTCATCGAGGAAGCCTACGAGGTGCTGGAAGCCCTCGACGGCGACGATCCCGACGAGCTCTGCGAAGAGCTGGGCGACCTGCTCTTTCAGGTCGTTTTCCACAGCCGTATCGCCAAGGAACGGGGAGAGTTCGAGGCCGAAGACGTATGCCGGCGCATTTACGAAAAGATGGTGGGCCGCCATCCTCACGTCTTCGGGGACGAGAACTTCGCCGATTCCCAGGAACTGCTCAAGAATTGGGAAGATCTGAAAGCGGCGGAAAAGAAAGCCTCGGGACGCGAGCACAAGCGCAGGTCGCTGCTGGACGGCATTCCCCACAGCCTGCCGGCCATGTACAAGGCCAACCAAGTCTCGGCCAAGGCCTCGCGCGTAGGCTTCGATTGGCCCCACTTGAGAGGCATCGGCGAAAAGATCGCCGAGGAGTTCGCCGAATTGGAAGCGGCGGCCCGGGAGGGCGACCAGGAGCGCGTGCAGGAAGAGATCGGCGATCTGCTCTTCGCCGCCCTCAACGCATCACGCTTCTTGCAGATCGACCCCGAGACCGCCCTCAACCGGGCCAACGACAAGTTCGCCCGCCGCTTCAAAGCCCTGGAAGAGCACTTCTCCGGGCAGGGACGCGCCCTCAAGGACGTGGGGCTGGAAGAGATGGAAGAAGTGTGGCAGGCTTTGAAATCCGATCCTAAAACCGAAAAGAGCCATCAGGGAGCCCAATGA
- a CDS encoding Rne/Rng family ribonuclease codes for MAKELIVSASNLETRLAILDGDQVVEIFVERAKNKGILGNIVKGRVTKVLPGMQAAFVDIGLERNAFLYVSDFYENIDEYESMFDDEEAEVSSRARPRRPAPSKGKKKGRPVARGPSQRLDRLPADRPGPARRSLILPETLPALNPAQSRIAEEIERPPHSAAANGILPATFQPLGRASRSAVEKAFAEKRGERDRQRDGERANGSGQDGARAGKNRGASEDGSARADTSSLRRQAKVDSGDTPDRMAAPSAGRNQGRRGNSRPRQRRQPRGNAKNLISEMLKEGQEILVQVSKEPIAKKGARITSHVALPGRYMVYMPTVDHVGVSRRIVSEKERTRLRRIVMENRGDTGRGFIVRTAGENHAEEDLIRDIRYLTSLWEDIKNRAEKARAPRLIHSEPGLIERILRDHLSEDFRAIRVDDEHQYASIVEFVSRFNPALVSRVRLYTKPRPIFEEFGVAPEIEKALKEKVWLKSGGHIVINQTEALVAIDINTGKFVGSTNSLEDTITKTNIEAVKEIVRQIRLRDLGGIIIIDFIDMDERKNRQKVMDALQQELGRDKSPSKILQFNEFGLVAITRKRVKQSLQRVLCQPCIYCEGTGLTKSVRTICYSIHHEARKMMRSFGDGRELLIRCHPEIGKALRQGESQVVREIEEMTGKAVNVKIDASMHIESFAFVEV; via the coding sequence ATGGCCAAGGAGCTGATCGTCAGCGCCAGCAACCTGGAGACGCGGTTGGCGATATTGGATGGCGACCAAGTCGTCGAGATCTTCGTCGAACGCGCCAAGAACAAGGGCATATTAGGCAACATTGTCAAAGGCCGCGTCACCAAAGTCCTGCCCGGAATGCAGGCAGCCTTCGTCGACATCGGCCTGGAACGCAACGCTTTTCTCTACGTTTCTGACTTTTACGAGAACATCGATGAGTACGAATCGATGTTCGACGACGAGGAGGCAGAGGTTTCGTCCAGGGCCAGACCGCGTCGCCCGGCGCCTTCGAAAGGCAAGAAGAAAGGGCGCCCGGTGGCCCGCGGACCCTCCCAGCGGCTGGACCGGCTGCCGGCCGACCGCCCCGGTCCCGCGCGCCGAAGCCTGATCCTGCCCGAAACGCTGCCCGCCCTCAATCCGGCCCAGAGCCGCATTGCCGAGGAGATAGAGCGTCCGCCCCATTCGGCGGCGGCCAACGGCATCCTTCCCGCCACCTTCCAGCCCCTTGGCCGAGCCTCCCGCAGTGCGGTGGAAAAGGCCTTTGCGGAGAAGCGCGGGGAGCGGGACAGGCAGCGGGACGGCGAGCGCGCCAACGGGTCGGGCCAAGACGGCGCGCGCGCGGGGAAGAACCGCGGCGCCTCCGAGGACGGATCTGCTCGGGCCGATACTTCCAGCCTCCGCCGCCAGGCCAAGGTCGACTCGGGAGACACCCCCGACCGCATGGCGGCTCCCAGCGCCGGACGCAACCAGGGACGGCGCGGCAACAGTCGTCCGCGTCAGCGCCGCCAGCCTCGGGGAAACGCCAAGAACCTGATCAGCGAGATGCTCAAGGAGGGCCAAGAGATCCTGGTCCAGGTATCCAAGGAGCCCATCGCCAAAAAGGGCGCCCGCATCACCTCCCACGTGGCTCTCCCCGGACGCTACATGGTCTATATGCCCACCGTCGATCACGTGGGCGTTTCTCGGCGCATCGTTTCCGAGAAGGAGCGCACGCGCCTGCGCCGCATCGTGATGGAGAACCGGGGCGACACGGGACGCGGATTCATCGTGCGGACGGCCGGCGAGAATCACGCCGAGGAAGACCTGATCCGCGACATCCGCTACCTCACCTCCCTGTGGGAGGACATCAAGAACCGGGCCGAGAAGGCCAGGGCGCCCCGTCTCATCCACAGCGAACCGGGACTGATCGAACGCATCCTGCGCGACCATCTTTCCGAGGACTTCCGGGCCATCCGCGTCGACGACGAGCACCAATACGCCAGCATCGTCGAGTTCGTCTCGCGCTTCAATCCGGCCCTGGTCTCGCGCGTCCGCCTCTACACCAAGCCGCGTCCCATCTTCGAGGAATTCGGGGTGGCTCCCGAGATCGAGAAGGCGCTCAAGGAAAAGGTGTGGCTGAAGAGCGGCGGTCACATCGTCATCAACCAGACCGAAGCGCTGGTGGCCATCGACATCAATACCGGCAAGTTCGTAGGTTCCACCAACTCGCTTGAAGACACCATCACCAAGACCAACATCGAGGCCGTCAAGGAAATCGTCCGCCAGATCCGCCTGCGCGATTTGGGCGGCATCATCATCATCGATTTCATCGACATGGACGAGCGCAAGAACCGCCAGAAGGTGATGGACGCCCTGCAGCAGGAACTGGGCCGCGACAAATCGCCCTCCAAGATTCTTCAGTTCAACGAATTCGGCCTGGTGGCCATCACCCGCAAGCGGGTCAAGCAGTCGCTTCAGCGGGTGCTCTGCCAACCCTGCATTTACTGCGAGGGGACCGGATTGACCAAGTCGGTTCGAACCATCTGCTATTCTATTCACCACGAGGCGCGCAAAATGATGCGTTCCTTCGGCGACGGACGGGAGCTGCTGATCCGTTGCCACCCCGAAATCGGCAAGGCGCTGCGTCAGGGCGAGTCTCAGGTGGTGCGCGAAATCGAAGAGATGACAGGAAAAGCCGTCAACGTGAAGATCGACGCCAGCATGCATATCGAGAGCTTCGCGTTTGTAGAAGTCTAG
- the rodA gene encoding rod shape-determining protein RodA, whose protein sequence is MALISRRFFYDFDYVLLAIVLALTSFGILGVYSATWEAGPGPLRGHLLRVALGLVLCLFFSLFDYRRLTDHALPIYLGAVAVLVATLFFGTEIKGSRSWIQFAGFGLQPSEMAKLAVLLVLAKFLGEVRESYLGMRTLVLLGGLFGLPVLLIILQGDMGTALMYFSLLGATLFLAGLKMRIVVAMVLAASLLAPIGWFSLQDYQRERIMVTFNPDHDPQGVGYQVRQSKIAIGSGGLTGKGLGKGLQSQLGFVPEVHTDFIFALLAEEVGFLGGGTILILFGLLLLRILSVAGEAADRTGILLAAGVAALIFLHMLTNVGMTLGILPAIGVPLPFVSYGGSSTLTMFAAVGMVINVRTRRFLY, encoded by the coding sequence ATGGCACTGATCAGCCGCCGCTTCTTTTACGATTTCGACTACGTGCTGCTGGCCATCGTGCTGGCCCTGACGTCGTTCGGAATCCTGGGCGTCTACAGCGCCACCTGGGAGGCGGGCCCGGGCCCCCTGCGCGGCCATTTGCTGCGGGTGGCTCTGGGACTGGTCCTGTGCCTCTTCTTCTCGCTCTTCGACTATCGGCGGCTGACCGACCATGCCCTCCCCATCTACCTGGGGGCGGTGGCGGTGCTGGTGGCTACGCTTTTCTTCGGCACCGAGATCAAGGGCAGCCGCAGTTGGATCCAGTTCGCCGGCTTCGGCCTTCAGCCCTCGGAAATGGCCAAGCTGGCGGTGCTGCTGGTGCTGGCCAAGTTCCTGGGCGAAGTGCGCGAGAGTTACCTGGGGATGCGCACCCTGGTGCTGCTGGGAGGACTCTTCGGACTGCCCGTATTGCTGATCATCCTGCAAGGAGACATGGGCACGGCCTTGATGTATTTTTCGCTGCTGGGAGCCACCCTCTTCCTGGCGGGACTGAAGATGCGAATCGTCGTCGCCATGGTGTTGGCGGCCAGCCTGCTGGCCCCCATCGGCTGGTTCTCGCTGCAGGACTACCAGCGGGAACGCATCATGGTCACCTTCAATCCCGACCACGATCCCCAGGGCGTCGGCTACCAGGTGCGCCAGAGCAAGATCGCCATCGGCTCAGGCGGACTGACGGGCAAAGGACTGGGCAAGGGATTGCAAAGCCAACTGGGTTTCGTGCCCGAGGTGCACACCGACTTCATCTTCGCCCTGCTGGCCGAGGAGGTGGGCTTTTTGGGAGGAGGAACCATTCTCATCCTGTTCGGCCTGCTGCTGCTGCGCATCCTGAGCGTCGCGGGGGAGGCCGCCGACCGGACCGGCATACTGCTGGCGGCGGGAGTGGCGGCTCTCATCTTCCTCCACATGCTGACCAACGTGGGCATGACTCTGGGGATCTTGCCGGCCATCGGCGTGCCGCTGCCCTTCGTCAGCTACGGCGGATCCTCGACCCTGACCATGTTCGCCGCTGTAGGCATGGTCATCAATGTACGCACGCGCCGATTTCTCTACTGA
- the mrdA gene encoding penicillin-binding protein 2: protein MPINQDNRPLNRRLAILQVVFGLVLLLLLGKLWHLSVVHYSFYEELAHNNRVRTVPLVAPRGLILDREGRVLADNVPSSKLLVYRDELDDEEATYAFIARGLGLSPSQVRESVEKASRRVGRFRPLEVTGSLSLEQVAYFKARQAEHPEVRISRQPRRLYRHGPLAAHVLGYVGEINEAQLGSKEFQGFKPGDVIGKFGLERQYNRLLSGKDGSALVRVNSQGKATAEISRQEPTRGSPLHITLDLDLQMAAEEALSQEIGAVVALDPRNGEVLAMASSPAYDPNGFARGLSAEEWEELNNPGKPLQNRAIQNAYSPGSIFKVVMAAAGLRSGVYSLDTTVYCNGGATIYGHRFRCHHSGGHGRVGLELAIERSCNVYFYQMGRQMPIDQIHHYASQFGLGRATGIDLPGEVSGLLPSTRWKREARDQPWYPGETISVSIGQGPINVTPLQLASAIGVAATGRAPRPHLALRSGAGEVSSQAAPNLLEDFDPRHIEGIRQGMWRAVNNWGTARAARVEGFDVAGKTGTAQVIGRETLEKLSKEEAARFTTNAWFAGFAPRDNPEVVVVALVQQGGGGGAKAAPIAGKLFDLYYRKHHLHEPMQSPVELR, encoded by the coding sequence ATGCCCATCAACCAGGACAACCGGCCGCTCAACCGACGCCTGGCCATTCTGCAGGTCGTCTTCGGGCTGGTACTGCTGCTGTTGCTGGGCAAACTGTGGCACCTTTCGGTGGTCCACTACAGCTTCTACGAAGAGCTGGCGCACAACAACCGTGTCCGCACCGTGCCGCTGGTAGCGCCGCGGGGACTCATCCTGGACCGGGAAGGGCGCGTGCTGGCCGACAACGTCCCCTCCTCCAAGCTGCTCGTCTACCGCGACGAGCTGGATGACGAAGAGGCTACCTACGCCTTTATCGCCCGCGGCTTGGGCCTCAGCCCCAGCCAGGTGCGGGAGTCGGTGGAGAAGGCTTCGCGCCGGGTGGGACGCTTCCGTCCCCTGGAAGTGACCGGCTCGCTCTCCCTGGAGCAAGTGGCCTACTTCAAGGCCCGCCAGGCCGAGCATCCTGAAGTCCGCATCTCGCGCCAACCGCGCAGGCTCTACCGCCACGGTCCTCTGGCCGCCCACGTGCTCGGATATGTGGGCGAGATCAATGAGGCGCAGTTGGGCTCGAAGGAGTTCCAAGGTTTTAAACCGGGAGACGTGATCGGCAAGTTCGGACTGGAGCGGCAATACAACCGCCTGCTCAGCGGAAAAGACGGATCTGCGCTGGTGCGCGTCAACTCTCAGGGCAAGGCCACTGCCGAGATCTCGCGCCAGGAGCCGACTCGGGGAAGCCCCCTGCACATTACCCTGGACCTCGACCTGCAGATGGCGGCCGAAGAAGCCCTGTCCCAGGAAATCGGCGCAGTGGTGGCGCTCGACCCCCGCAACGGGGAAGTGCTGGCCATGGCCAGCAGTCCGGCTTATGACCCCAACGGTTTCGCCCGCGGACTCTCAGCCGAGGAGTGGGAGGAGCTCAACAATCCCGGCAAACCGCTGCAGAACCGGGCCATCCAGAACGCTTATTCGCCGGGGTCGATCTTCAAGGTCGTGATGGCGGCGGCTGGACTCAGGAGCGGAGTCTACTCGTTGGACACCACCGTCTACTGCAACGGAGGCGCCACCATCTACGGGCACCGCTTCCGCTGCCACCACTCCGGAGGCCACGGACGGGTGGGCCTGGAACTGGCCATCGAGCGTTCCTGCAACGTCTACTTCTACCAGATGGGACGGCAGATGCCCATCGACCAGATTCATCACTACGCTTCCCAGTTCGGGTTGGGCCGCGCCACCGGGATCGACCTGCCCGGGGAGGTTTCGGGGCTGCTGCCCTCGACCCGCTGGAAGCGGGAGGCGCGGGACCAACCCTGGTATCCAGGCGAAACCATCTCGGTTTCCATCGGACAGGGACCCATCAACGTGACGCCGCTGCAATTGGCCTCGGCCATCGGGGTAGCGGCCACGGGACGCGCTCCGCGTCCCCACCTGGCCCTGCGTTCAGGCGCCGGAGAGGTGTCCTCGCAGGCCGCGCCGAACCTGCTGGAAGACTTCGATCCGCGCCATATCGAGGGCATCCGCCAGGGCATGTGGCGAGCCGTCAACAACTGGGGGACGGCGCGCGCGGCGAGGGTGGAAGGCTTCGATGTGGCGGGAAAGACCGGCACCGCCCAGGTCATCGGCCGGGAAACGCTGGAGAAGCTCTCAAAAGAAGAAGCCGCTCGCTTCACCACCAACGCCTGGTTCGCCGGATTCGCCCCCCGCGACAATCCCGAGGTCGTGGTGGTGGCGCTGGTGCAGCAAGGCGGCGGCGGGGGGGCCAAGGCGGCTCCCATAGCCGGCAAGCTCTTCGACCTCTATTACCGCAAACATCACCTCCACGAACCCATGCAATCGCCTGTGGAACTGCGATGA
- the mreD gene encoding rod shape-determining protein MreD: MTETIPKSEIFLLLVVIAALQWVLAVVFPHGLLVDLPLIFAVYIGWHSPPVKGAAAGVLFGLLRDLGLGLSLGVNGIAKTLLGFWASSFRKWLAPEGFSARFVFLAAVAALDDALIYATLAVLEQPLLPGLWMRMLLEVLLTALFGAAIFAIYDRYKFPSRDFRNL, from the coding sequence TTGACCGAAACCATCCCGAAGTCGGAAATCTTCCTGCTGCTGGTGGTGATCGCCGCCCTGCAATGGGTGCTGGCGGTCGTATTCCCTCACGGCCTGCTGGTGGATTTGCCGCTCATCTTCGCCGTTTACATCGGATGGCACTCGCCGCCCGTCAAAGGGGCCGCCGCGGGCGTCCTTTTCGGACTCTTGCGCGACCTGGGGCTGGGGTTGAGCCTGGGAGTCAACGGCATCGCCAAGACTCTGCTGGGCTTCTGGGCCTCGTCCTTCAGGAAGTGGCTGGCTCCGGAAGGCTTCTCGGCCCGTTTCGTGTTTCTGGCGGCGGTAGCCGCCCTCGATGATGCCTTGATTTACGCAACGCTGGCAGTGCTGGAACAGCCGTTGCTGCCGGGACTTTGGATGCGGATGCTCCTGGAGGTCCTTTTGACGGCCTTATTCGGAGCCGCCATTTTTGCCATATATGACCGATATAAGTTTCCCAGCCGGGATTTTCGCAATCTCTAG
- the mreC gene encoding rod shape-determining protein MreC codes for MSEYAESRPIVSLLILLLMQVALLSVQVRTEEGTLLIRSWTLFFSTPVAALLDWAQGQAGEGASRVGEVWTALEDNRRLRQENARLKLEMSRLREMAELLPRSRAFQPLMEQFESRVVFASVVWKSPPFFNRHLGVNVGTQDGVAPDAPVLTPQGLAGRIWQSTAFYSEVQLITNPEASVGVVVGPRRVPGLATGNGSGLLLLEFVSNAEDIAVGDEVLTSGAELIHPKGVQVGRVVRVEPGNDGLLDAWVEPAADLDALEEVAVVLNQEPLSVFPLQSRARGE; via the coding sequence ATGAGCGAATATGCCGAGAGCAGACCGATCGTTTCCCTCCTGATCCTGCTCTTGATGCAGGTGGCGCTGCTCTCCGTCCAAGTGCGCACCGAAGAGGGGACGCTGCTCATCCGCTCTTGGACCCTCTTCTTTTCAACGCCGGTGGCGGCTCTGCTGGATTGGGCCCAGGGACAAGCCGGCGAGGGGGCCTCGAGAGTGGGCGAGGTGTGGACGGCCCTGGAAGACAACCGCCGCCTTCGTCAGGAAAACGCCCGCCTTAAGCTGGAGATGAGCCGCCTGCGCGAGATGGCGGAACTGCTGCCGCGCAGCCGCGCCTTCCAGCCGCTGATGGAGCAGTTCGAGTCGCGGGTCGTCTTCGCTTCGGTGGTGTGGAAATCTCCGCCTTTCTTCAACCGTCACTTGGGCGTCAACGTAGGGACGCAGGACGGCGTGGCGCCCGACGCCCCCGTCCTGACCCCTCAGGGATTGGCCGGACGCATCTGGCAAAGCACCGCCTTCTACTCCGAAGTGCAGCTGATCACCAATCCTGAGGCCTCGGTGGGGGTCGTGGTGGGCCCGCGGCGCGTGCCCGGACTGGCAACCGGCAACGGCAGCGGACTGCTGCTGCTGGAGTTCGTATCCAACGCCGAAGACATCGCCGTGGGCGACGAGGTCCTCACCTCGGGCGCCGAGCTGATCCATCCCAAAGGCGTCCAGGTCGGACGCGTGGTGCGCGTCGAGCCGGGCAACGACGGACTCCTCGACGCCTGGGTCGAACCCGCCGCCGACTTGGACGCGCTGGAGGAGGTGGCTGTCGTGCTCAATCAGGAGCCCCTCTCGGTCTTTCCCCTGCAAAGCCGCGCAAGAGGCGAGTGA